The DNA region ACTGCACTAGGGCTTCAGAAAATTCTTGCAACATTAGAACAGGTCAAGATCTGTCCACAAATAAGGAATTTATTGGAAAGATTGGACCTGGAACTATCTCTAAGCAACAAGTAACTACTCAAAGGGAGACACTTTGCAGTGATGACATTGTTGTGGTGAAGTTTGTAGATACTGCCATTGTTGGAAAATCTGAGGCTGAAGATGCTTGCCATCATGGGCTGGTTGATCCTACTATAAATATGAAAGAGGCCATGAATGCCATTAATAGCATGTTTCGAGAACCTATAGAGACAGCAGTTGGTAGAAGATCACATAGAAGCAGACCAAAAGAGGATGGTTTGAACAATGGATTTCAAGTGTTCATTGATGAAAATTTGGGCaataatcaaaaagaaaaaggttctTCAATCCTGCAGCATGGTGGGACTAAAACTTGCTCGTATCAACAAGAACcgtttaaaatatatgttgatgATGAAGGATGTAGtgaaattggagagagagatgagagtgaAAACCTTGAGCAGAGTGATGTTCAAAATTTGACAGAAGGTTCCCATGGAAATGCTTTTGTGTCTCCTAGCCCAAATGATGTTTCATCTGAAGGTTCTGATGATCAGGATGTGCAGAGCTCACCTCAAGCAAAGTTTAGAGAGGATACTGTTGTTTGTAGATTTGTTGGCTCAACTATTTCTGATGAGCCGGAAGTTGAAAATGTTTGCCACCATGGCTTAGTAGACCCCACAATCAACTTGAAGGAGGCTATGGATGATATAAATAACATGTTTGGGAAGCCAATTGAATTCGTTAGGACCAAGAGATCGAAATTGCAGGACAAGGTAGCAGATAGTAAAAGAGGTTTTGGTGGGTTTTCAATACTTCCTGATGATGACTTGGTACAGCAAGAAGTTCAGCTGAAGCCAAAATTATCGGGAACATCGAAAGGATGTGATCTGTTTGAGCCAACTGTGTTTACAAAGGAGGCGATGGATGACATAAATAAGTTGTTTGGAATGCCATTGGACTTTTAGGAACAATGTGCCTTTGTGCTACAGAAATTTTGGATTTGTTGTTAAAGGGGGAAAGATAATCAATTGagctttgttgtttttatatgGTCACAAGTGTTTCAAGCGTGAAATTTCCGTTGGTGGATTTCTTCTCCATAATGAGTTTTCTGAGTGTATTTATGCTATTCTATCTTCAAATTTAAGCTTGAGCTCATTTGTATCTGAATGATGTCACCTTTTCTATCCCTTGAGTTGTCTGCATACTACACTAGTATTTCTAATCAGTAGAGGCAATGGAAAATATCATTCTTAATTTAAAGCAGCATAAATAAACTTCATTGAATTCAATTAATTAGTACAAAGTACAAACCAACATATTCCTCTCCAATCTGATAAATCAACAATATAATGAAAAATGCAAAGATGAAAATTATAAGAAAGATTACTCAGGGGCGACGACAATTGTCATTAATCTTAGTTATGAGCTGTGAGAGGGCAATGAGCTGGACGGAAAGCCAAGGGACCTGCAGCATAGATCACAGCCTCATAGGTCTGTCCAACCAATCTCTTGTTTTCGTAACGAAGAGGAGCGCCATAGAGCCCATAGTTAACATTGGTGAGGAGGTTGCAATTTTCAACAGGAGATGAAACAAGTTTCACCTGGCACCCTTGGAGGGGATGGTCCAATAGAGAGTTACTCATCTTGAATCCATCAAGTTCTGCATAGAAGTAGCCATTTGGGTTTGTTACAAAAACCTTGTAGAAGCTGACTCTGTCTTTGTGGTCCTTGCAGATGACACTTACTTTAGCTGAAGGGATTGGTGTAGCCCCAGACAAAGACCATGTTCCTGTGTGCTCACAGCTCTGGCAGTAAACAATGCCTTCCACTACTACTTCAGTTTTCTTCTctgttgttttgtttgatggGACAGTTTTGTTTCCTGAGACAGTTTCATAAGCAGATATGGTAGGGAAGGCCAAAGAGAGGAGCAGAAGTGAGGAGACAAGAACAATAAGCTGGCTGCTTGCCATTTTCTTTGATGGGTATtatattttgttgataataCTTTGATGGGTATTATTGCTTGCTTAGAGAGATTGTTTTAGAGTTGTATTTATAGTTATAGCCTATGCAACTCGGAGAGTAGGAGgtgaattttcttttgaaaaaccTTGTACAGTTGTATGGACGTGCAGGCTACTACGGTGCGTGTCAACAACTTTGTTGATTTGTTCGAGATTGAGTTTTACGTGAAGGccaccttctttctttttcttaatgaGAAGTGAATTATATAGCTCTCTTTCATTGGCTGGGCTGTAAGGTCTGACTCGTTTATAGTTGGTATGAATGGCTGGACTAAATTGTACCAGACAGGTCCAATTGATTTCTGGGCTCAATTATTCAGGCCTATTCCATAAGATAGTCTTATTCATTGGGTCTGTATGGTGCGTATAATTAAacaagttttcaattttttttagaaatacatgtaggtgaaaaagtgtgtaaaaatacgtgtaatattgtttaaaaactgaaaatatgtgtttaaactTGTGTACCAAACAGGGCCATAATATAGCCTGTTCACAAAAACGTTTACGTGAAATCTAGTTCATTGGTTAACAGACTTCTATAATGATTGTTCTTGGGGCCAACCTGGTTTATGAATTATGATGATTTAATATAAGCCTATTTCTGGTTATTTAATCTTATGTTAtgttaatttaataattttgttggACTATGTATACGAAGAAagttaattattaaaataatatgaagCATCCTTAGCTCTTAATGGATATATAACAAGTTTCCATGCATTTTCTATGCCTTATTTGGAGTTTAACATCTGTTTTGTTAGAATGGTTTTGATCATTTGATAAAGAATGGAAAATGATGAGTTAAAAAAAGcgaagaaattaaaaagaaagtttgGTATGAAAGGTATGCGAatgggaaataaaaaagaagaagaaggaaagatagTGTGGAGTTATTTTCCACCTAGGCCCACAAATTTTGATCCAATTGAATATGGAGGAAAATGGAGAGGTAAGACATAGTTATTagtttttctcaacaaaaaagaagaagaagaagaagacagtTATTGGTAGTATTTCATATTTCACGAGTAGATCACATACACTAGAGAGGCAAAAAGAGAATCAACATAAAACTCACACTTTGCgcttttcatcaatttttgatCATGTATGTTATAAAAATGGGGGAATTCGAACCTAAAGTTTGTTCCATAGGAGAAGTACCTACAATTTTGTGGTTGATGCAATATGTTATCATATGATACACATGTTAATAGTTACAATAATAAAGGAGAGAAATTTGAACCCAGattcttctcataaaaaagaGTAGATAACACTTAAAAACTATAAGACTTTTGACAAATTAATAAGGTTGCTGTACATTTTCTCAACGATATAAatgaaagtttttgttttgttttcatctAAGAAACACAAGGAGAATATAGAAGACTACGAAAATATGAAAGAGAACTTATTATTGTATTTGTTGTCCTTTTTACAAAGCCATCTTTATATATAGTTATAGTGAGATGCAAGACTATAAAAACTAAGGAATCACATAATATGTTAGATATCGTAAATGAATAGTTACAAGTTAAGAAGGAATCATGATTAAATACATGCGTCTAGCTTTCATGatagaataaaacaaaactttGTACGATATATCTAAATAGTTATATACATAGTTTTTCATTTACTGTTTGCAAGAGTACACGAAATTTCTTACATGTTATATTATAATCCCTCTTTTCTGATATTGCTTTAAAACACATCCTCGACGATAAGCATTTGTTtccataacattttaaaaactttattattattattattattcgtCATCCTTCTCTAGTCTTTCCCATCCATTGTATATGTTAGAGATATATAAGACATATTAGCCCAATATAATAggctcaaacccaaaatcattGATTGGAtttttggtatcaaagccaaacTTCATTCTTGGCATCAAACAAACATCTCTACACAGCAAAGAAGTTTCTCACATGCACACTACCATCTGAAGTCACACATGTTTGTCTGCTGGATCTAGACTCCACAGCATCTCGCAACAACCATGGCTTAGTGCTGTGTCAATATCCAACAACCAAGCAAGCCGTGGCTTAACTTCTTAGAATTATGCACATCAAGCCTTCGCCtaacaaaaccaatcacacaGACGTGCCCCACGGCCTCCCGCGAGAAAAACCCAGAAGTCCGGTCTCCACTAAACGTTGCATGCGCCTCCACACGCTTACGCCGTTTCGACCAACTTCTCCACGTGTCGCTGCGGATTTCTCAGGTTCAGATCCTCCTATGGTTACACGCGCCGCCATGATGGCCTTGTTGCCCGCCGATCTACAAACCTGTAAAATCTGGAGGTCATTGGATATTACACGCACCTCCCTAGCTTCTGGCTCCTCCTCAACGCGTCGATGAACATCGCACGCTCCTGCCACACGCCAAAAACTGCCACTGATGTCATCTGACGTCACCAGATGACGTCATCACTCCACATCAGTATCCATGCAAGCACGTCCTCGTTAGCCCTAGTCCACGTCATTGTATGACGTCAGCGTCTCTGCTGTTTGGTACGTGACCCGATCTGGAAACCCGGAACCGACCCGGACCATAGGCCGTTGACTTTCACTGACTGTTGAGTTTGACCTTTTGGGTTTAACTTTTGCGTTGACCACTGACCAAAAGTCAAACCCAAAAAGTTAAAGTATTATAAAATGTTTCTCCTTCCGCATCTACTCTAACATATACAACATGGTATAACATATTGcactactaataataataataataataataataataatgtattttAACAGTATAATTTCCATTTTTTCACTTTCCCTTCAAATAGAGAcattttttaaaggatttaCACACACTCTTTGTGCGTTAGACAGCC from Castanea sativa cultivar Marrone di Chiusa Pesio chromosome 6, ASM4071231v1 includes:
- the LOC142638581 gene encoding uncharacterized protein LOC142638581, which gives rise to MANNNTDLFTSLISDIKSYSGNDPLLPWLRGIRKMKDSLPSQVLNEKLPRFLQKCAQTFESDRLYKNDLRYLRVWLQLMDFVEDPKTLLRTMEVNQIGKKKSLFYQAYALYYEKIKKFEEAEKMYHLGVQNLAEPADELQKSYEQFLHRMERYKNKRIQRQEVRTSKRPLSASNIPPKGSKTELNKENCRESWHARALPETLPDAQFPKEIVEKNPLSVKPLMESHCTRASENSCNIRTGQDLSTNKEFIGKIGPGTISKQQVTTQRETLCSDDIVVVKFVDTAIVGKSEAEDACHHGLVDPTINMKEAMNAINSMFREPIETAVGRRSHRSRPKEDGLNNGFQVFIDENLGNNQKEKGSSILQHGGTKTCSYQQEPFKIYVDDEGCSEIGERDESENLEQSDVQNLTEGSHGNAFVSPSPNDVSSEGSDDQDVQSSPQAKFREDTVVCRFVGSTISDEPEVENVCHHGLVDPTINLKEAMDDINNMFGKPIEFVRTKRSKLQDKVADSKRGFGGFSILPDDDLVQQEVQLKPKLSGTSKGCDLFEPTVFTKEAMDDINKLFGMPLDF
- the LOC142638582 gene encoding non-classical arabinogalactan protein 30; protein product: MASSQLIVLVSSLLLLSLAFPTISAYETVSGNKTVPSNKTTEKKTEVVVEGIVYCQSCEHTGTWSLSGATPIPSAKVSVICKDHKDRVSFYKVFVTNPNGYFYAELDGFKMSNSLLDHPLQGCQVKLVSSPVENCNLLTNVNYGLYGAPLRYENKRLVGQTYEAVIYAAGPLAFRPAHCPLTAHN